The DNA region CTGCTGTTCCTAATGTTCACAGCGACAAACGCAAAACGAGGCGGGAAGCACAGAAAAGGCAAACCAAGCGTGAACTGCGAGTTTTCCTGCCTCTCACATAAGCGCACGGCCGGGGTTTTGGTGCACACCGCGGCAGCACAGCACACTGACAACAGTTACAATAAAACAGTTTTCCTGTGACTgacaagaaataaataaaaaaaaaggcaagtagTCTTTTCCTAAAtatcacacacaaaaaataaagtCTTCATTGGCAAATGAGGCAAAATTCAATCCTTTTCCCAAATAAAACCTCCAAATTAAACTGTCTCAACAATACTCTCAgggttttatatttaaaaaaaataattggtgAAATCATAGGTGTTTTCAGTTCCTTAGTGGTAAATATGAAAAGGTTATGTAGAACAAAACACTTGAGCACAAAACTTCCATTTACACGTCtcaaatttgatttttctgtatAACACTAGCTTCCAAAGGGAATTTCTCTtctcagaaattttaaaatggaacaAAGTCCTTTCATGAAGAAATAGCTACTTTTATCCAACACACCTGCAGCTACTTGCAATGAAACCTCTCCAGTGACTGGAATCCTGTCAGCATTAAACACCAGACACACAAATTATTAAAAGTGCACAGCCCTAAATGGAAAGAGTAAGGGTAAGAATGCACTGCAGTAAACTCACCTTGAAACTGGGATCAAAATTTACTCATGAGACAAACCTCTGAAGGGTCCAGTTTTACACCCATGAATAAATAGCCACTGTTGCCTAGTAGATCTACAAGAGTGGGAAGGTATCCTGCTCTTGGGGAGACATGGGTTTGAAAGGAGACAATACTCATGAGAACTAAAGcaacacaaacaaaaagatCCTATGATCCTATCCATCTCTACTTGACATCTCTGCTGTCAAGAAGTCCTCAAAGCAAACTCTGTTTCTGAAGATATTGTGATTAGTTATGACAACCAGAGGTGCCCAGgaagtgtctggtggcattTCATTCATACTTGACAATGATGTtggaaagcaaaactcacaTTGCGCTAGGGTTTTCACAGGAACATCAGTAAAATAATGGATTAGACAATGGTAGGATATGTCTAGAAAGCAGATTGGAATTCCTTTGTTTCCTCACTCAGTTTTTAAGCCTAGAGTGTCAGACAGACCCTTCTACTTCCAACAGGCTTGCTACTTCTGAAATTATACCTCAGTACATCTGTCTCTGTATTCTAATTACCAGTGTGGTGGGGAGAAATCTGCAGATAACAAGATTTCATTTAAACACTCAATGAGCTCTCACACAGTGCACAGGAACAAGGTCTGAGGCACAACCTTCAGTCCAAGTATTCTAGGGTTCTTATCCAAGCTAAGCGTGGAATTTCTTTGTGAGCTCTGCAAACCCTCTCATCTATATAAAAAGTGATGCACTCCCACTGTGCACCAAGAAAAGGTCACACTGGCTCTGAGTCACTTAATGGGAGTCTTTTGTTTAGTTTAgggaggattttttaaaacaaggaaTGATAAATGCTTTGTATCATTTTCTAAAATTGTTAAGCAAAATGCAATTTGTTACAGAATCTAACAGGTTCATCCCTAAACCTCATCTGGACTGTCATTCCTAGCATATACTATGCATTCCTAGATGCCAGCTGCTCCTAAAGGAACTGAAAGTTCTGAGTTCAAGTTTATTTTCGGTATACACCAAAGCTAGCTTTTCATATTTCACTGCACATAAACCTCTAGTGCACTAAAATATTCTTCTGCTGAAAGTCTACTTGCACCTTTACTTAAGGTATCAGCAAAATCAAaacctaaaaaagaaaaaccatctCTTGAAAGTTTCTCTGGGATTTACAGTATGTCTATTAGGCAAGGATTTACTGAATGACAACTAGAGTTTGCACCAGTAAATTTTGCATACAGAGATCATTCTAGACTCATGAAATAGGGGCCATCTTTAGACATCTTTGATATTTAAGGAAGCTAAATTGGGATCTTCAGTCACTTACTTGCTAGAATCCCATGACTGCAGAATATAATCCTGAAGGCTGCTCACCATTCAGGTGATTCATTTTGCCTGCCTTTTTAACAAGGCATTCTGCAGATTTGCAACAAGGTCTGCCTTTGGTCACAATCAAGCAGGACTGAGCTCTGACTACATACTAACAATTTAAACAGCTACAGCGCTCTCTTCCTGGCAGTTTCTGAATTGTGCCAGCTCCCAAAAGGAACACAGGCACGTGGGCAGCTCAGCACCCTGGCTGCCCCACAGGGTCAGGAATGAAGCCTGCCAGGgtggggcactgcaggagctgctgctgcagagctgcttacCTGGGTACTGCACGCCGtactgctgctggggctgagcctgcGGCTGCTGAGCAGGGTAACCAGGCTGCTGGTACTGCTGATACATCTGACCTAGGGATTAAAAACGCATTTCATTGAAGCCCAGTACCCTGGTGCATCACAGTGAACGATACCCTGACAGTCcaacagcacagaaacaaaCCCAGTGACATCAAAGTACAGGCTGTCGTTTCTGAAACACACTGTTCTGGCTAAATGAAGTTTAACTAAAGAGCTACATGAGGCTTACTATTGCACATTTTCAGAGGCTGCCAGAATCTGCCACCTTAGCTAGCACTGCTCTGGTGGGTAACAGACCAGGAATCTTTAAACATCTTCATAACTGCTCCAGAACTTACACTGTAAATTAAGTACTTCAAAAGTTAAACATGTCCTCAGATTGTCTGTTTAGATTAGCTTTTTAAGACCATTTCTGCAACCAAGTACTGTAAGCAAGTGGTACATTATTTATGCTGACCACATTTTCCAGATAAGACATCCATCTCTTAGCATTGCCAAGTTTTCTTAAGAGACCCAGCAGTATACAccagaagcaaaaataaaacccataTATTCTTAAGCTTGGTAGTCCGAGCCAATGCTTATTTTTCCAACATTCACTGTTTTCAATTTCTTGGCCAGAAGATGCAGAATATTTGTTTACACAACCTATGGGTCCTGTTGAGACTTTATGCTTCTGCTGTTCTTCAATCTAGAAAGTCACAGTCAAAGAACAAAATCAATTATCTGCCAAAACTAAAGCTTAGCTGAACTGAAGCAGACATGGAAACTTTACTATTATGAAGTGTTACTGTACTATTATTCATTCTGCAAAGATCAGCAGACTGTATAAATAGACTGTAAACTCTATGTTCAGAGCTGCACAGAGACAAAAGCAACTTGACTGCTCCAAGTTCTCCCAGACAGACCCCTGTCCACAGTGATTTAAAGTAACTcctaatttcttctttaatctGTATTACTTGCAGCTGAAAGTAACAGTATTTTATATTCACACTAAGGTGTTTAGAATACTTTATACAGATGCAGTAACTTAGAATATTATTTGGTGTGCAATTATTGTGGGATGATGAGTGCAAAACACAAgtcttgaaaataatttaagtcTGTTAGCTTGATAATTAAGAATCAGAAACTCAGAAAGTTGTCTTTCTGAAGCTCATTTGACATGGGGAAGTTCTGGGAGAATAACCAGCAGGCTGCCTATCTTGGGATAGTTTCCTACAGGCTAATACAGAGACCACACTGGCACCTGCTGGAAATCCCAGGTAAAGGGATAGTAAAGAAACAGCATGGACTTTTACCAAGGGTTTCTGAGAAGTTTGCTGTCTTCTCCAGGGCTGAGGTGTTAGTGAGGAACAGAGAGGTGCTCTAGTGCCATTTAAAAAAACGTCCTTAATTTACAGCCATGAATACAGGCAGGGATACTCTGGGCCCTCAGACACagtcttttctttccctgggTTTTTACTCTGAAAACTAGATGAGCTACAGCACTGATGTCTGGTTTTGTACTTAGCAGTGCTTATTGCAGTGAAAGGTCTGCCAGCATTTGCCATTGTTCCCGTGCACTGAAAAAGACTTTTAGTCTGATTCAGAATCCAGACCATTTACATATATTCACACAACATTCTTTTCCCTAGAAGACCATGAAGTGCTTATGGGACAATTTCACATATATTTCAGCAAAGACTAAAAAAGCATCCACATCTGTATATAATTGCTTCTTAAGTGTGTTTAGGACTGAATTTAGTGATAGAAAAGCAGAGGCCACAAGACACAGCACTGTACAGAACATCTTTGTTGGATTAATTTAATTCAAATTAGTGAATGCTGAAAATTTCTCAATGGAGGCAGCCCTTCAGTAGTATCCACACAGAAGTGAGGTACTTAGGTCATTACATGTGAATATCAAATCACAATCATCACAGTGTTTACTAGCAGAGAAAGCCATTAATAAATAAACCCTGATACACCAGAATGACTGACACATGATTGGCATCACCAGTTTACTTCAATCTTCAAAGTACTGGGAAAGTGTGTGGGGGAAGCAGAGCTTGGGGAATTTTGGGCTTTTTATGAAATGAACTAATAATTTCAAATTAGTTTCCAAACTAGTTTCTAACAGAACCTGCTGTTCACCAGCAGGGCCATTTATGTGAGTCCATCCTGTTGAAAACCTAACAATCAAAACCTACCCAAACTTCTTGCTGGGTTATGGCTTTGGGGGGACAGCACAAGCCCCCACATTACCCCTGGACTGAGGTGCTATCAGACCTCAGTGAAGTATAAAAAACTACTCCATGTTTCAAAGAAAAGTCTTTGAACACTTTGGAATAGAGTTGATAATTGCACTTACACTATCCAGCTTTTGGTGAGAGACTGCTGTTTACCACATACACACCATGCACAGCATGAGCAATGTATCTCTAATTTCTAATGAACAAGGACAAAAGTTACTTCTGATCTCTTCCCAAAGACTGAACCACAGAGTGAGGAAAATATAATCAATACTTAAAAGATTGCAGTAGCAGTAATAAAAACTACATAAAGCTACAGATCATACCCTTTATAATTAGTACTTGCTGTTACTATACTTTCCTTGACCCAAGTCTAGAAAAATCACACATCTACTCTGATACATAAGCCTAGATAACATCTTCTCCCCAAGTAAGATGAGTTTTACTGAAACAAAtacttttccctttccctggtGTTAGCAGCCATACAGGATTCCAAGCTGGTGCTGCTAGTGCTTTTAAGTGCTTCACTTCTTGGTTTCAGTTCCAGTTTAACAGCAACACTTAAAACTTCTTACCTTACTGTATTAAActaaagtaaaaaattaaactCATAAAATGCAAGTTTAGTAGCTGAGAATATGGTTTCTGAACATTAGGTTTTCTGGCTGCCAACAGAAGAACCTGGAGCCCTTTTTTGCAAAAGTAACTTTTGTACATAAACACCAAACTGCTCTATCTTTAAGCTACAAAGATGTCTCTTGCTATGTTATAACACTTGACTAATGAGCAAGAAAAGGctgaaagcagcaaaataaGTGTTTCATAAGCTCCACTTCAACCAGCAGTATTCCTATCTCTTTAAATATTACACATAAGTACCAGCTGTTCAAATGCTGTGCTCGATCAAAATTTCCCTTCAGGCAAGGCAATCCAAGTGACTGTGGATACTGTCTCACACTTGTCTGAGCATCAGTAAAGCAAGCATCAGGGGGCTCTCACTTGTGCctacagcagcacagaaacaatTTTATATTATTCTTCATatggaggaagaagaaacaaagcagGTTATTTAACACACAGTTAAATGCAGAAGTGTGAAGGTCTAAAGGCTCAGTGCACTTAGAAAAAAGCACCAGAAAAATGATGCCCAAACGTAGGAAACCTCAGAATACATAAACTTTAAGAAGttaaataacttttttaatGTCATAGTGCAAACAAAATTGAATGTCAGTTAAGACCTTAACTTTAAAGGACAGCTAGCTGAGCTCTCAGGAGTTATAACTACCATGTATTTAAGATGGTTATAGGATTTAACTTGACTAGCACAGAGCCATGCACAAAAAGGAAGCAATGAAATACTAGCTCCAGTCTGTTAGACAGAAATGGTGAGTAAACAACAGTTTTAATACATAGTAGACAAGCCCACAAACTGAGTTGAGTGAAAGCTTGACACAACACACAGTGTATGACAAGAGCACAGATGCAAGCAGAAAACAGCACCATGAAAAATCCTCTCGTGTCACACCACCCGCCCTTTCAAACGGAGCCACTGCTCCCCCTGCTGTTTCTGCAGGGACCAGCAAGGACAAAAGCTGCTCTGCCGAGGGGCACACATGGATCGGCAGTTTGGTGTCCACTTTGGCTCTGCTAATTCAAGGCAGAATCAGACAACATCCTTCACATCCTGGACAGTAGGAAAGCACGCTGCTTACCTTCCACCTGCCCTGTCTGTGGCTGCGGGCTGGGGTAGgggggctgctgtgcctggacCCCAGGGGGATGGgctgcagaagaggaggaagcgATGCTGTCCGGCGTTCCTGATCGCTCCTCTGCAGGGGCACTGGGCGGTCCTAGAGGAGCAAGAACAAAATACAGTATGTGAAATGAACACCAAGCTGCAATTAAAAAATTCTAATCAAGATCCCTCCCTTGCAATGTTTTTAACGTTTTTTCCACTTCAGATTTACATGTGTGTCATACCCAAGCCAAAACTACGTGTGTATTTACACACCTAAActttcatttgaaaatattgggaggggcaggcagagggggCAGAATTTTCCACCTATCTCTAGGTCACTCAGATTTCATTCTTCTGAGGAACCTGACTCATTTATGAGATAAAACTCTTCATGACAGCATATTTTTTTCAACAGCTTCAAGTGTTAACCTTGCACGCACACACGCTGAGGAGCTGCCACATTTGGACACAACATGCACTTACCTATTTTTTCTTATCTGGAGGAAAGGCAAAAGATTGAATGGAGCTATCCAAATGGATTAGCATCTCGCTGTGAAACACATGGACCAGGCCACAAAGTGTTTTACTGCTAGTCAAATAGCACGTGAACAGAAAACCTCCAAAGAAGTGTTAAAATCACACTCCCAGACAGGATATGGCAGGCTTTAATCCAAAAGCAATTGTCTGCTCTGctaattctgaaaatattccaGCTGACACCAAAAGACAGCATGGAAACTGGGAATTCAAATTTTCTCTACATTAGTAAGAAGTTCTGAAACACACATGTGAACAAATATACTACaatttaatgcaaaatattttgttagaAACTAGGGAGCTTAAACCTGGATCTTTCCAGCTGTATGAATGCTAAGAGATACTACTTTCAAATTTAAGCACAAGTACTAGAACTGCTGCCAATACATGTTTAATTTTAAGATATTTACACATTATAAATATGCATCCAACAAGCCCCTGATTGTGTTTTCATTACAACCTTATTAGGAGAAAGTTAATTAAATCTGCCTACTGCTTGATTTGCATTTATATACATAACTGCAGGATTACAGCTTTAGAAATGGGATTTCTTATACCCTGCTTAAATGGTCCTCTGTGGAGTTCTTTGCACATTCAAAGAATGGTCAAGTAATTTCCCTCTCTCAGAAGAATTATGGAGACACAAATATTGAAATATCACTGATCAAAACCACTCATTCAAAAAATAACTCAAATTTTCTGCCAGTTGTGCTTCACTTGCTATTGCTTACTTGTTCAGCCAGCCCACTGCAAGTTTTCATCTGGTCTCTGAAAGAACCATGCTGTGACAATACCCAAAATGTGCCAGGGAGGAAGAGATCACACAACAGGCCTGGTCCACAGACTTGTACTTCATATTGAAGTCAGCCACTGTCTGTGGGTACAACTTTAGATACTGCACAGTCACAGTAGTGCAGATGAATTACTTTTACTCCCCACTTTTGCCATGGCAGGCATACTGGAGAATGACCTCCAGTTCATACTGGTTTGCTCATCTGTATCATTACTTCACACATCATATAAACTCACTTGCTCTGGAGATCAGAGTACACAAATCCTGTTAGCTAACAGCAGTTCCATTCTCATGTTTCAATGAACCACTAAACCTTGCCAGGCCTGCACAGGTTCTGTGCAAAATCACTTCCCTAAGTTCTGCATCACACTCCTAATCACATTCAACACTGCTTTTCTAGCTTCAGTTACCCTGTCTCAAGTTGACAGCATTCATTTAGTATAGTCAGTTTCCATATGTTTAGCATTCTATTACTAGGGCCAGCAGTCCTTCAGatcttcaaaaataaatataatccAGACAAGGATGTTATTCCATTGTTAACAGTAAAAACGTTCATTCTATTTACTTCTAAaatgaaacagagaaaaggTGGGATCATACAACACATTCTGAATGACCCAAAGAGCAGAAGCACAAGCCAAAAACATGAACTGCAAGATCAAACCTTAAAGCAGAGAGCAGTGAGTTCTACTATCATTGACAGATACCAATTAAGTTAGTCCACACAACAGTTatagtaattaatttttttttaaatgaagccATTTTGTACTCTAAGCTAAAGCACAATGCTAAAATCAACAGCAGCATTTCAATATTTTGTACACAAAAGTTAGCACATAGACACAACACCTTAACACAGCAAGTTTTAGAATTCTGAAGACACAGTGAACACAGAACACAGCTTAATACATCCAACATACAAATGCTTTGTGACAAATCAAAACTGGAGCAATTGATTATGAACAGGCTTAGCTTTCCTTTTCACCAGCCACGTCCTTACCTGACACCTGATCATCTGTCAAGCCAAAGGCTGACATGACATTCTTGCTGATTTCATCCTGGTTCTTTAGCGGATCGAATGCAGACATGCTCGCTGCTATAACTTGAGTGGATGGCTTAACATTAgcgtcagcagcagcaggctttTCGTCCCTACCATCTACAGCATCTACAAAGCAAAACGCGCGGTTACCAGCTCTCCAGAACTGAGacaccagcacacacacacactgcaccgCAGCAATCGCAACACCGCATTCGGGGGCTCCAAAACGTGACTGTTGGAATGTGCACCTTGGGATAGCTGTGAATAACCACTGATGGATCTCAAACTGGGAGGGATCACACAGCTTGGGTTTCTTTCACACTTACTTAAAGATACACTAACACTGTGGACTATCAATATATGACAGGCACAAAGCTCCTGCTTCAAACAAATGAACTGGCCACAAAGAATCCAAAATTAGGAAAACATACATCATAGTTCCAACTTATGGTGTTTTATCATCTGCAGTTTCTGGTTTGTACTCCACCTTTCTCCACTAATCTTTCCTAAGCTGACAGGTGAAGTTGAGCTCTTTGCAACTATACACGTAGCTGAATTGCTCAGAAATGCATTACCTAAGAGTTACACATTTTCTGTTAAAAGCAAACAACTGCAGATAGATACAGACTGGCTAGTTTTGTTTACACTCTTAGATCATCACTCTAACCTCCTTCCAAGTAGTTTGTAACCAGAATCCATGGTATTCCACTGAAATTACAAATTGCATGAATTGTAggaacagggctgggatttttttaagcAACAAAACCATAAAAGGTCAAAGTCCAAATACAAAAGCAACATTTCCTAAAAGGCAGGCTGATGTTCTCAGTTCACCTCTTTACTCAGAGCACTGTACTTCATGGCTTTGTGTCATTATTTCTGTGTCCAGCTTACCTAAACTCTGTAGTTAAGCACACAGAGATACAGTACAAATTTTGCATTTGCAGTACAACTGCCCTAAGCTAGGGGATCAATGCCTCAAAACTGTGAGAATAagactttctttcccattttgcCCTCCCCCAAAAATCCTTTCCCACCCCTACCTGCACCCTCGTGCTGCTTACCCTGAGACAGCTCTGATGCTGGTCTGAGCGCAAAATGTGTGGTTTCAATTTCCTAACCTGGCAAAAAAAGTGGATATAATTTTTGCTGAATTCACTTCTTACTGTTTTAGTGAATCAAACTTGCTTAGCAACACAAGATAAGCACCAGAGCTAGCCCAAAGTAAGCAGAGGGACTACTCAACTGCGAGCAAGAACTCTTCAGCAACAACAAACTATTAATTTGGCTAAAAGCCCTCAAAAGACATTGCTGGAGTTCACAGGTGTTAGTTACAGTGTTCTCATACATTGCAACAAAACCTCGGATTCTGAAGTTTTATTCCTAAGTTAGTTCAGGGCTTTACTCTAGATACATCAAACCAAAATTCTGTCTCTGAAATAACTAAAGCATTAAAAGTTAAGTTCTGGGCCATCAAGCAACAATTAAAAATGATCCATATTTCACTTTGTTAAACAGCACACCACTCTGCAAATCAAAGCAAACAGCTCTTTGCCAGGCTGCCTACCACTCTCAGGCAGGTTAGTGGAGAGCCCTGGTTCCGCTGGCGGCTCTAAACAGTCCAGCAAACGATTGACTTTATTGCGAAGTTCTATCAGCTCCCGGCGCAGGTACTTCACCTGGTTGGATTCTAGGGGTCTTGGTTGGCCATTCACTGCAAAACAGCAATTAGATCAACTTAACACTGTAGGAACATCCACTTTAAGATGACCAAAAAAATTCCAACTTTTATTTGCTTGTAGCATCATCATCCTTTGCCAAGTTTAAAGTGACAGAGTTCAGTCCACACAGAGAATTCATTCTAGAGCTTACTGTTCCTTCAATATAATCTCAGTTCAGGAAAAGCTAAAAGTAACAAAATCCACAGTAAGTGTCTGCATTGTTTACTCATTTCCCTGAATATACCCTGACTGAGGCAGTGGCTCTGGAAAGTGTCCCTTTAGAACTAACGCAGTCCACACgacactgctgcaattctgaaATAAGGTCAGTGTCCAACTTAAAGGCTTGGAACTAAGTGCTAAGTTATCTATGGTAGTTTGAAAATAAAGAACTTTTGCACAAAAGCTAAATGATAAACATTAACATCTATTCAACTCCAAACACCTAACACTAGTTTGGAGCAGTGCACCACTGTGAGATAAAGTGTCAGCTTCAAATTCTCATGCACCTGTgaagaaaaccccacaaatgCTAGAGTGGAGAGAACATGGAAAAGGGCACTAAGGGAGAAAGAACCACTGATCACATGTATATGCACACATGCCAAATACTTCAATGCTTTTTACACTTTGAGCAACTGTAAAAAAGCAGTAGTTTCCATTTCCATTAAGTTTGGAAGTTTAATGAAAAACATCGAGAAAACAGGTATTATGTATTAACTCAGCAATACCAACTTACTGATTGAATTTTCTTCACCTTCTGAGGTGACAATTAAAGTATTTTGTACCTCTCAGTGAAGTCCACTGCctgaattttaataaatattatttaaaagaaacagaaaaacacagtaTTCTATACTTACCAAACAATGTCAGCTTAAGTATCCTACTGCATTGAATTGCAAAGGAGAGATCTGAGCTATCAAAAATTGTTATAAGATCTCCATctgaaaagaagacaaaaaagtTATATTAAAATCACAGCCTATGACTACTGAGTTTCACATCAGGACAGAAATAGTTCCTTCATTACTCAAAAATAACCTTCCTATTTGATTGTAAATTCgctagaaaaaaatgtttattattttagtGCAAGAATCAGCGTGCAGAGAAATTGTGCACAGAAGGTAAGACAGAAGCATGAATGGCTCCAGAAGGGAATCTTCTGACATTAGCCCATTGATGTTCCATATAGTTCATCATTCTTTTATGTTTCCATTCAGGATGAAATATTAGAGCTAAGAGGTCATGAAGGCCAACACCAGGAAGAATGACGCTACCAGTTATAAATGAAATGCCTACACTAAGTGGCTCCAGAACTGTGCTGTTCATGTGCTGAACAGACAAGAGTCAGATAAATGGCACAAGCCAAACCcaattcagtttttaaaaaccaaaagaaaatttcaaatgTCTAGAACACTTCCTCAGGTATATATTCAGAACATGAGTTGCAAGACTATTATCATTCCCTTGCTGAAAAACAAAGTTAATATGTAGAAGTGAATAGTAAAGATCTCTCTCAGCTTTAACTCACAAGTATGAAGACATGAAGATGCCAAAACAGTTAGCAGAAAACTTCTCTCAAACAGGAATTTTACACACAATTTTACAAGTCACAACTCTTAGGCATGGATTTCTTCTATGTTACATGTCAGAGGATCCTAATGAATTTGCACATTGCCATCTGTCCCAGGAACTATATTAGAACTGGATGGGACCATTTATTCTTAAGATACAAAGGGCTATGCACAAAGCACTGATCACCTGTAATCATAATAAACTCCAAAAGAGATACCAAATTTCCATTAAGTCTGGTCTCTCAATTTTTAAGTTGAGTTAAGGAAAGCTGTCTTTGCTTACTCAACAAAATCGCAACTAAAACAAGACTACTGTCTTTGGCAGGACAGATTTTCTG from Melospiza georgiana isolate bMelGeo1 chromosome 2, bMelGeo1.pri, whole genome shotgun sequence includes:
- the TFG gene encoding protein TFG isoform X1 — its product is MNGQLDLSGKLIIKAQLGEDIRRIPIHNEDITYDELVLMMQRVFRGKLLSNDEVTIKYKDEDGDLITIFDSSDLSFAIQCSRILKLTLFVNGQPRPLESNQVKYLRRELIELRNKVNRLLDCLEPPAEPGLSTNLPESDAVDGRDEKPAAADANVKPSTQVIAASMSAFDPLKNQDEISKNVMSAFGLTDDQVSGPPSAPAEERSGTPDSIASSSSAAHPPGVQAQQPPYPSPQPQTGQVEGQMYQQYQQPGYPAQQPQAQPQQQYGVQYPAGYSQQQPPSQQAQQFPAYSQAAAPAPAAAFPGQAQQLPAQQPQYATGSFPPQPYTTQASQPAAYSGSQAAPGTFQPRPGFTPPPGSTMTPPPSGPNPYARSRPPFGPQGYTQPGPGYR
- the TFG gene encoding protein TFG isoform X2, which produces MNGQLDLSGKLIIKAQLGEDIRRIPIHNEDITYDELVLMMQRVFRGKLLSNDEVTIKYKDEDGDLITIFDSSDLSFAIQCSRILKLTLFVNGQPRPLESNQVKYLRRELIELRNKVNRLLDCLEPPAEPGLSTNLPESDAVDGRDEKPAAADANVKPSTQVIAASMSAFDPLKNQDEISKNVMSAFGLTDDQVSGPPSAPAEERSGTPDSIASSSSAAHPPGVQAQQPPYPSPQPQTGQVEGQMYQQYQQPGYPAQQPQAQPQQQYGVQYPGYSQQQPPSQQAQQFPAYSQAAAPAPAAAFPGQAQQLPAQQPQYATGSFPPQPYTTQASQPAAYSGSQAAPGTFQPRPGFTPPPGSTMTPPPSGPNPYARSRPPFGPQGYTQPGPGYR
- the TFG gene encoding protein TFG isoform X3; its protein translation is MNGQLDLSGKLIIKAQLGEDIRRIPIHNEDITYDELVLMMQRVFRGKLLSNDEVTIKYKDEDGDLITIFDSSDLSFAIQCSRILKLTLFVNGQPRPLESNQVKYLRRELIELRNKVNRLLDCLEPPAEPGLSTNLPESDAVDGRDEKPAAADANVKPSTQVIAASMSAFDPLKNQDEISKNVMSAFGLTDDQVSGPPSAPAEERSGTPDSIASSSSAAHPPGVQAQQPPYPSPQPQTGQVEAGYSQQQPPSQQAQQFPAYSQAAAPAPAAAFPGQAQQLPAQQPQYATGSFPPQPYTTQASQPAAYSGSQAAPGTFQPRPGFTPPPGSTMTPPPSGPNPYARSRPPFGPQGYTQPGPGYR